The sequence GGCTCAGGGCAAGGCTGCGGGAATTAGTCAGCAAGACATATCCAGGCTTGTCGCTGCAAAGGACCTCGTTCGTCTTGATCGTGGAATCTACCTTCATCCGAAGACGTCGCTCGATAAAGATGTAGGATTCCAGATCGCATATTCAAAGTTTGGGCCCGGTTCAGCAATCGGTGGTCTTTCAGCTCTATATCATTACAACCTTGCCGAGCAGGTTCCGGGAGAAATATGGATGATGGTCCCTCCGGAGAAAAGAACCCGAGAAAATGGTTATAGACTGATTCGAACAAAAACAAGCCTCGACAAACAGATCATAGATGAAAAGGGCTATCGAATCGTCACAGTCGAAAGGGCGGCACTAGAGGCTCTTAAATTCATCACAAAGGTAGGTGAACGAACAGCCATAAAGGCCGCCAGAGAAGCTCTTGCAACAAGAAGAACTACGGAAGCAAAACTTGCAAAAGCAGCAAGAGAACTTGAGCTTGAATCGGTACTAGCCAAGTATCTGGAGGTCATCGTGCCCTGACCACCAAAGAAAAGGCACTTCCAGTTGGCGATCCGGTTTCCACATAATCTCAGTCAGAAACCAGATAGTCGAATATCTGCTACACTTCGCCGAAATTGGCGAGCTGCCGCTAAAATCGGTCCTAACTCATTATTAATGACGATATCATACTCCTGAAGATGCGTTGCACTTTACTCGCCATAATTGCCGATATATATTGACATTACCATAGCTACTCACCATAATTGACGTATTATGAGATTCGACACAAACACGACCGATCAAGCGATACTTAAAGAAATCGGAGAACGTGTTGCAATGATTCGATTGAATCAGAACTTCACCCAAGCAAATCTTGCGGAGCAAGCGGGCGTGTCTAAGCGAACCGTTGAACGGCTAGAGGCAGGCGAATCGGTACAAGTTACAAGCCTAATTCGGCTCCTGCGCTCATTAGGATTACAGCAGCGCTTAGAAGTCCTTTTCCCAGAACCTGTTTCAAGCCCAATAGCTCAACTGAAACTTCAAGGGAAAAAACGACGACGGGCCTCCTCGAAAGAACTACGAAGCTCGAAAGGGACGGGCTGGAGTTGGGGAGATGATTCATGACAACGTTGGCTGAGGTCAAGCTGTGGGGACGCACCATCGGGGCTGTTTCGCTTGAGGATCGCAATGATGTGGCTGTCTTTGAGTACACACCAGAGTTCATGAAAAGCGGCATCGAGGTCTCACCGATTGTGATGCCGCTCACTGGATCAATATACGTATTCCCGGAGTTGCCACTAGTGACCTTTCACGGCTTGCCGGGTTTGCTGGCTGATTCGCTACCGGATAAGTTTGGCAACGCACTCATTGATGCTTGGCTCGCAACGCAAGGCCGGTCCGCTGACAGTTTTAATGCGGTTGAAAGGCTCTGCTACACAGGCTCACGTGGGATGGGAGCCCTCGAGTTTTTCCCGAGCAAAGGCCCAAAGGAGATGGCCTCTCGGAAGATCGAGCTTGACGCTTTAGTCAATCTGGCTTCGGACGTTTTGAACCAACGAAGCAATCTTGATACTAACTTTGACGATCCTGATTCTCTCAGAGATATCCTTCGCGTAGGAACCTCCGCAGGTGGTGCCCGGGCGAAAGCGGTGATCGCGTGGAATCGGAAAACCAATGAAGTTAGGTCTGGGCAAGGAAAAGCCGGCGACGGATTTGAATATTGGTTATTGAAGTTCGACGGAGTCACCGGAAATCGGGACAAAGAACTTGCCGATCCTCAGGGCTATGGAGCAATCGAGTATGCCTACTATCTAATGGCACTCGAGGCAGAAATACAGATGAACGAATGCCGCTTACTCGAAGAAAACGGCAGAAGGCATTTCATGACCAAGCGATTCGACCGTCTCGAGAACGGCGAAAGGCTGCACATGCTTTCATTAAGCGGCCTGGCTCATTTTGACTTCAACAATGCCGGCGCGTATGGCTACGAGCAAGCCATGCTGATCATGCGTCAACTTAAGCTCCCGACATCCGCTATTGAGCAGATGTTTCGCCGGATGGCATTTAACATCCTTGCGAGAAATCAGGACGATCATGTCAAGAATATCGCTTTTCTAATGGGCAAAGAGGGCAAATGGTCTCTTGCCCCCGCGTTTGATGTGGCATACAGCTTTAATCCGTCTGGAGTATGGACATCGAGTCACCAGATGACCATGAACGGCAAACGGGATGGTTTTTCGATGAATGATTTTAAGGCATGCGCCGAGGCGGTTTCGCTTAAACGCGGTCGTGCAAAGTCGATCGTCGCTGAGGTCCGAAAGGCAGTTGAAAAATGGTCAGATTTTGCCGATACCGCAAAAGTCACCGGATCGTGGAAAACGCAGATCCAAGAGAATCTGCGTTTGGAGTTGTCGTCAATCTGAACATTATTACTGCCGATCCATCGTTCAGAGTTACAATTTCTTATTGCTGGCAGTTCACTCACCTCCAGAAGGCCGAAGTTACGTTTGCCTCTAACGCGCGTTCCCGGAACAGGGGCCGGGTTTGATTTCTTCCTCTTTTGTCGAGTTGGCGGTACCAGATGATAAGGGGTTTGACGTGAAATAGTACGAGGGATATGGACCCGGCTCTCGGCTAGTTCGGCAATATCTTTCATATCGTACGATGTTGCCACCGATAATTACTACCCGCTGTCGCTCGCCCCCGGATACCGCCTTAACGGCGCGATAAATGAACCGGACTTCTTCAAGAACCAGTTTTGCTTTGGATTCCCAAATACGTGTGCTTGATGCGCCGGCGAGTATAAAGCCGTCCATAAACTCCTACTATCAGAACGAATACGAGGCTCCGAGATTTACGTGATTTGCATGCTGCGCTCCGCTGAATAGATAAGTCGTGTAAAAGCGACGAAGCTCAAGGCCGATCGAAAATTGTGGAGTCCACTTAAAGATCGCCTCGCCGGCAAATGCCAGATTACGAGTACGCCAGTCGCGACGTGTGACGCTGGTCAGGTCTCGATTTTCAGGGTCGTCAATTCCAATAGTTCCATAAAAAGTCAATCGATCGTTCAGTGTCGGCGGAGTCAAACCGATCTGAGTCCATCCGCCGCGCGTCCTGATCGCACGAACGCCACCGGCGGTCGAAGCGACGCCCTGGCTAAAGGCAAAATCATTGTTGTAACTTTGAAAGACGCCGGCCTGAAAGCCGCCGAGGTTTTTGCCAAAAAACGCTTCCCCGGAGACACCGATTCGTTTTGCAAGCGGAAAATTCCAGTCGGCGGCAACACCGTATGTGTCGATGTCATTTCTAACATTGGCCGCACCCGTAAAGACGCGCGATCTTCCGTAGTGTCCTGAAAATCCTATCGCTCCTGACTTTTTGCTGCCAAGCCAATTTTTCCCGCTGAACGCGATCCGGCTTTGTAGAAATGGAACACGCGATGCCGCTCCACTCGTCGGCTGGATAAAGAACGCGGCGTTTGTCGCAAAGTCGCCAGTCTGCGGCGCAAGTACGGCTCCTTGCCAGGTTATGTTCGGCGTGATCTTTCTTTCGATTTTGATCTGAGGCAGCCGCGCCCAATTATTTCCCGCTCCGGCCATCTGCGGTATCGCCGCGGCCGCGAGCGAAGTCGGATTAACGGGAGCGAAAACCATCCAGTCCTGTCCAACTGTTACAGAAGTCTTCTCCCAGTCGAGCCTAGCGTTTGCGAGTCGCAACCTGACAACGCCAAAGTTCTCGCCGATCCCGACCGATGGAAAACCGCCGAAGAAATCGGCTTCGAGAATCGCCGAGAGCCGCGCGTTACCAACCTTAGCCCCCTCGACCCTCGCCCCCAAGCGGGTTTGGCGGACGCTCGCACTTACATTTCCGCTACCGGTTGGCGTTGCAAATAGCGGAACATCCGCATTATTAGTTCCACCGCTGTTTCCAAACGCATTGAAGTAGATCGTCCCGTATGGGGTGATGCGCGCGGATCCGACATCGACACCCAGATCTTTTTTCGGTTGCGGAGCTTGTTTTACATCTGTTTTCGCAACATCCGCTGGCCTAGTATCCGGCTTTGCCGGCGAATCGACTGGCTTAGCTGACGCGTTCTTCCCGAGCAACGCCTTCAGCTCAGCCATTTCGCGCCGCATTGTTTCAACCTCACTTTCCAGTTGCTTTACACGAGCACTCATCTCATCTGCCGACGGTGTGCCACCGGGCGTCTGGGCAACGACTGTAAGGCTGAGAATGGACGCTATTGCTGCTATAAGTACGAACTTTAAGAACTTGACATGCATATGAATACCTCTACTGGATCAACTCGGTCGCTCACAATTTTTCCGCGTGTAGTACGACCAATTGAATATATCGTTCACCCGATTGCGGCAGTATGACGCAGATCATGTTTTCTCGCCGTGCAGAGTGAGACCTTTAATGTTGTCGAGCGAGAACCGAAATAGAACTTCGGCCAAGGAGATTGGCAAACGGCACCGCAAGTAGAGTCAAGACCGTAAGTAGGCTCATACTAAGAACAGCGGCGGAATAACAGGAAATGTTGTTTGATTCCTTCAATCGAAAAATCAAGGATCTGCGCGTATCAGTGACGGATCGCTGTAATTTTCGATGTTTCTATTGCGACCCCAATCCTTGCACCTCAAATGATCCGGATCTTCTGACCTTCGACGAGATACACTCTCTCTGCGAGGTGTTCGTCTCTCTGGGGATTGAAAAGATACGACTGACCGGCGGCGAACCAATGGTCAGGAAGGGCCTCGGCGTACTTATAGCTGAACTCTCATGCCTTAAAACCCCTATGGCCTTCAAGAACTCGCGATGATCACGAATGGTAGCAACTTCGCAAGTAAGGCCGACAGTTTACGATCGAGCGGCCTAAACCGCGTGACATTCTCGCTGGATAGCCTAAAGCCGGGCACATTTCGCTCAATTACGGGCTCCGACAAACTGTCTGGTGTGCTCGACTCAATAGAGGCCGCTCGTTCGGCCGGATACCCTGATATAAAGATCAACGCTGTGATCGTCCGGGGTCAAAACGACGATGAGGTCGTCGACCTTGCTCGGTTTGCCAGGAGAAACAGTTTAACCGTCAGATTCATCGAGTTCATGCCTCTTGATAGAGGACGTATCTGGGATCACAAACATCTGGTCCCCGCCACTGAGATCCGGGAAGCAATAAATTCGGCCTTTCCAATAGTTCTTATAAACCCGTCCCGCAAAGGTGAGACAGCGTGGAGGTATCGCTTTGCTGACGGCACAGGCGGCGAGATCGGTCTGATCGCTCCCGTCACAAATGCCTTTTGCGGCGAATGTTCGCGAATTCGACTGACGGCCGATGGGTATATCAGAACGTGTCTGTTCTCGAGTGAAGAATATGATGTACGAGGTTTGCTTAGAAGCGGCGGATCGCGAACCGAAGTCGCCGACCTTATTCGTTTTGCTGTCGCAAGAAAAACATTCGGCCATACCATTGGGTCCCCTACATTCGAGTATTCCTCGCGTTCGATGAGTTCGATCGGCGGCTAAAAATATTAGTCAAAATATGACTTAAGTCATATTCTGAGCACTGCAACCGGCATAGCATTCCAACTGTTTTACACATTTTGTGACAACGAATACTATGATGCGGCTAAATGTTCACGTCCCGGACGCGAACTACCATCAAAACCTGATCTCGTGCCAAGTGGCGTGTCCCGTTCATACGGACGCACGCGGTTATGTTCGGGCGATCGCGGATGCGCGGTTTGAAGAAGCATATTTAATAGCACGCGGTCCGAATCCTTTTGCCTCGATCTGCGGCCGCATCTGCGGAGCCCCTTGCGAGATCGCCTGCCGCCGCGGAAAAATCCCCAAAGTGAATGACGACGGAATGTTCGTCGGCCAGGACCGCCCAATCGCGATCCGTGCGCTGAAGCGTTTTGCATGTGATCAGTTCGGGCCGGAGGCGAGGCCGACGAGTGAAGTGCTTGACTCGATCAGGAATTTTATCCCGCCCGTTGCCGGAGATGCTGAGGAAATGGCGGCACTCTTGAGATCCGCGACCAGTCCTTCGGTCAGAAAAGGTGAAGGCGAAAAGATCGCGATCATCGGAGCCGGCCCCGCAGGACTCTCAGCCGCGCATGACCTGGCGTTGATGGGATTCAAGCCGGTCGTCTTTGAGATCGAGCCTGTCGCAGCGGGAATGCTGGCCGTCGGCGTTCCGGCATATCGACTCCCGCGTGAACTGATCGAAAAGGAAGTCGCCGTCATCGAGGCACTCGGCGTCGAGATCCGTTGCGGAGTAAAAGTCGGTGAAGATATTACTTTTGCCGAGCTCCGCGAGGATTTCGCGGCGGTGATAATCGCGGTCGGTGCCAAATCATCACGCGGCCTCGGTTTGACCGGTGAGGACGGACCTGGCGTGATTGGCGGTGTCGATCTGCTTCGGGCGGTCTCACTTGGCGAAGACCTCGATATGGGCCGCGAGATCGTGGTCATCGGCGGCGGAAATGTCGCATATGACGTCGCGAGGTCGGTCGTCCGCCAGATCGCTTTTGACACCGCACGCACGGCTGCGAGGCTTTCTGAGACGGCGAACGTTCACCTGATCTCGCTTGAAGGTGCGGAAGAAATGCCTGCGGACACGATCGAGATCGTTGAGGGCGACGAAGAGGGCATCAAGCGCAGCAACGGCTGGGGGCCGACAGAGGTCGTTCGGGATGAAAAAGGCAGAGTGACCGGCGTTGCCTTTCGAAAATGCCTCCGAGTCTACGACGAAGATCGAAAATTCTCACCGCTTTACGACGATGAGGAAAAGAAATTAATTCCCTGCGACACCGTCCTTCTGGCTGTTGGCCAAGCACCGGCCCTTTCTTTTTGGAGGACGGCGGACAAGACGTGGAAAGAATGCGAGGCGACTGGCTCAAGGTTGACCTCGCCACGCTGCAGACCACTGCCCAAGGGGTCTTTGTCGCCGGCGATCTCGCCCACGGAACGCGTTTGCTGATCGACGCCGTCGCGTCCGGCAAGGCAGCGGCGCGTTCCGTTTATCAATATCTGACCGGTAACGCACTCGAACATGAACTGGTTAAAACCCATGTGATTCTTGACCGATACCGTCGTGAACGCGGCTATGAATCGATCCGCCGAGTTGAAGTTCCGACCATCGAACCGCCGAACGGCTCAAGCATCCCGAAAACGTCGTTGAAATCGGCTACAGCAAAGAAGAAGCCATGCCCGAGGCTTCGCGCTGCCTGGATTGTGGAGTCACGCCGGTTTTTGACGGCAGCCGGTGCGTGCTGTGTGGCGGCTGTGCGGACGTTTGCCCGACCGAGTGTCTGAAGCTGATCTCGCTGGATAATCTCGAATTTGATACCGAGGTCGACAAATAATCGATTCATCGATCGGCAACGATGCCGAACTGAGCGAAAACTCGGCGATCCTAAAAGACGAGGATCGCTGCATTCGGTGTGCTCTGTGTGCGATCCGCTGCCCGGTGGATGCGATCTCGATGGAACGAGTCACATTTTCAACAAATTGGAGTTCTGTATGACGACCCATCCAAGTGAAAAGAAATCACGTTTTGACCCGGAACCGATGCCACGGCGGGATTTTCTGGGGCTTGCGGCACTCGGATCGATGGCAGCGGCATTCGCTCTTTCGATATTCGGGATGTTGAAACTCCCCAAGGCGGCCGTGTCGGCTTCGCCGGCTAAGAAATTTAATGTGGCGTTGCCGGACACCCATCCGGAGGGCGAAGCCTTCGTACCCCCGGGGCGAAACGTCGCGGTCTTTCGAGATGCCGATGGTGTCTTTGCGATCTCAACCGTTTGCACCCATTTAGGATGCATCGTGAAGACAAGCTCGGCCGGATTTGATTGTCCCTGTCACGGATCGGGCTTTCAAAAAGATGGAACTGTAAGAAAAGGGCCGGCTCCGACACCGCTGCCATGGCTGAAAGTCTCAAAAAATGGAGCTCTTCTCACCATTGACGAGGAAGCAACGGTAAAGACTGGAACAAAGGTGTAGATCATGAAGGCAGAAGGCTATTCAGCATTACACGAATTCTGGATCAATCTGCGGGGCATCCCGAATCACGTCTATCGGGCGATGTTTCGCGGCGGTCCGCCAAAGACCGATCGTACGCGGTCGTCGTTTATATTCGGCAACGTCTTCCTGCATCTTCATTCGGTCCGCACGCATCTCTGGAGCCTGCGTTGGAGCACGACCATGGGTCTCGGCATAATGACGACTGCGGCATTTCTGATAACTCTGGTCACCGGCATCCTGCTGATGTTCTACTACAAGCCGTATCCGGACGTAGCCTATCAATCGATCAAGGACATTCATTTCATTGTACCTACTGGCCGGTTTATGCGGAACATTCACCGCTGGGCCGCTAACGTGATGGTGGTCGCCGTGATACTGCACATGGCAAGGGCGTTCTACACCGCCTCGTACCGAAAGCCGAGGGAATTCAACTGGTTCATCGGCTGGGGCTTGCTGGTCACGACCTTGGGCCTGTCATTTACGGGTTATCTGCTTCCTTGGGATCAACTCGCATACTGGGCGATCACGATCGGCGCCAATATCGCGCAGAGTCCTCGAGAGATCACCGACGCACTTGGGATCACGGCTTGGGCAGATATCGGCGGCCTGCAGCGTGAAATATTGCTTGGGTCTGACAAGGTCGGCGAAGAGGCGTTGATCAGATTCTATCTGCTTCACGTAATGATCTTGCCACTGACTCTTGTTATGTTGATGGCGGTGCATTTCTGGCGAATACGCAAGGATGGTGGGCTCGCAAAACCGGCGAATGCCGATGAACTGGTTGGCCAGGAAGCCAAAGAATTCTATCCGGTCTTTACGGATGCTCCGACGAAAACATATCACCTAGCCGCCGTCGTGAAGGGCAAAACGCCTGCCGTCGGGAGCGGCCCGGAACACACGGTTCCGTCAATGCCGCACCTTTTCTACGCCGAGCTTGGCGTGTTGATGCTGACAACTCTCATCTGCGTCGGGTTGGCTTTCGTTTCTGATGCTCCGTTAAAAGAACTGGCAAATCCGCTCGTTCCCGAGAATCCGGCAAAGGCCCCGTGGTACTTTCTTGGGCTCCAGGAGATCGTATCGTTCTCGGCATTCATGGGTGGCATAGGTATTCCGATGCTGTGCGTGATCGGCTTGGGTCTGATCCCATTTCTCGACCGTGAAAAGGAAGGAACAGGCGAATGGTTTGGCGGTCCGGGCGGCCGGAAACTCGTGAAGTGGTCCGTCGTGGTGGGTTTTGCCGCGTCGATACTTGTCGAGGCGTTTGCCATTAAGTTCGGCTGGCTTCGCGAGTGGTTCCCGGATATTCCGCAGCTTTTTCATCACGTTCATCAATCCCGGAACTGTCTTGACGGCGATCTACGCGGCTTATTCGATATGGGCCGTTCGAAGATACAACTCGACTCGTGCAGGTGCACTGGCCCTGTTTACGTGCTTTCTATGCGGTTTCATTGTGTTGACCGTGATCGGTACATATTTCCGCGGGCCGAACTGGGATTTCTTCTGGTCGCCGTCTGATTGGGGAGGCCATTGACGCAATGAACAAGAATAAATATTTGTTGATGGTTTCAAGTATCGGGGTCTTTTTGCTCCTGGCTGCGGCTGCCGTGTCAGAGAACTTTATGAAGGACTGGCACAGCATTCAGGGGAACGCCAAGACCACTGAAGGCCCGATCGATCTGCGACTTCGCCAGATAGTGAATCCGCAGCTCAAAGTAACGGACCGCTGCGTCACTTGTCATGTCGGGATGGCATCCGGCGAGCAGATCACGTCCGATCAAAAGGTAGGCGCAGCCCACAAGCCAGTCGTCCATTCCCCGACCGAGATCGGCTGCACGACCTGTCATGGTGGACAGGGACAAGCAACTGAGAAAGACGATGCTCACGGTAATGTTCACTTCTGGACCGAGCCGATGCTGCCCTCGAAGTATGCCTACGCGAGTTGCGGAACCTGTCACACGCCGCTGAATGTTCCCAATCTGCCGACCCTCGAAAACGCCCGTAAGACGTTCGAAAGGCTCGACTGCTACGCGTGTCATCGCCTCGACGGCCGCGGCGGTACTCTGCGTCCGGGCGGCAATGTAACCGGCATGGAAGGCCCCGACCTATCCCATGTCGGACTCAAAGGCTACAACGCCGAATGGTATGCGGTTCACCTGCAAAAGTCTCAGCAGGCGACGGACGCGGCCTGGAAAACGTCATTTCGTGAGGTAGTCGAGGCAGACCGTTCGGCTCTGAAGATCTTTCTCGATACCCAAATGGGTGCACCGAAATTGATCGAAGCAAGGCGCAGTTCAACACGGCCGGCTGTGCTGGATGCCACACCGTCGGAAGTTTTGGCGGCGACGCGGGCGTGAATCTATCGCTTTCCGGTTTCAAGGATCCCAACCAGCTTAACTTCTCAAAGGTTCCGGGCGATCACACTCTCACCAACTGGGTCGTCCAGCATTTCCGTTCACCTGCGTCCACGGTCGCGGGATCGCAGATGCCCGTACTTGGGTTGTCTGATAACCAGATCGACCTGCTGACGCTCTATACACTTTCGCTCAGAAGGCGCACCTTGCCTGACGTCTATCTTCCGAAAGATCGCGTGCGGGCAATGCGTTTCGGCGAACGCGAGTTTGCTAAGGATGGGGAGACCATTTACACCGCGGTTTGTTCAAGTTGTCACGCGGCAGACGGACGTGGAACCCGGTTCCCGGGCCTTGTTCCGAATCCGTCGATAACGAGTCCGGAGTTCCTCCAGCTCGCCTCTGACGATTTTCTCTTCCAGACAATACGGAATGGCCGGCCCGGACGGCCGATGCTGGCGTGGGGCGATCGTGTGAATGGTTTCAACGACGATGAGGTTCGAGCCGTCATCGCCTACATTCGCAGGCTCGGAGGTAACGTCCAAGCACAGCCCGATGCCAAGCCGCAGCTGTG comes from Acidobacteriota bacterium and encodes:
- a CDS encoding type IV toxin-antitoxin system AbiEi family antitoxin domain-containing protein; this translates as MVGKDQVLKLKKLGVFTLAQGKAAGISQQDISRLVAAKDLVRLDRGIYLHPKTSLDKDVGFQIAYSKFGPGSAIGGLSALYHYNLAEQVPGEIWMMVPPEKRTRENGYRLIRTKTSLDKQIIDEKGYRIVTVERAALEALKFITKVGERTAIKAAREALATRRTTEAKLAKAARELELESVLAKYLEVIVP
- a CDS encoding helix-turn-helix domain-containing protein, yielding MRFDTNTTDQAILKEIGERVAMIRLNQNFTQANLAEQAGVSKRTVERLEAGESVQVTSLIRLLRSLGLQQRLEVLFPEPVSSPIAQLKLQGKKRRRASSKELRSSKGTGWSWGDDS
- a CDS encoding type II toxin-antitoxin system HipA family toxin; this translates as MTTLAEVKLWGRTIGAVSLEDRNDVAVFEYTPEFMKSGIEVSPIVMPLTGSIYVFPELPLVTFHGLPGLLADSLPDKFGNALIDAWLATQGRSADSFNAVERLCYTGSRGMGALEFFPSKGPKEMASRKIELDALVNLASDVLNQRSNLDTNFDDPDSLRDILRVGTSAGGARAKAVIAWNRKTNEVRSGQGKAGDGFEYWLLKFDGVTGNRDKELADPQGYGAIEYAYYLMALEAEIQMNECRLLEENGRRHFMTKRFDRLENGERLHMLSLSGLAHFDFNNAGAYGYEQAMLIMRQLKLPTSAIEQMFRRMAFNILARNQDDHVKNIAFLMGKEGKWSLAPAFDVAYSFNPSGVWTSSHQMTMNGKRDGFSMNDFKACAEAVSLKRGRAKSIVAEVRKAVEKWSDFADTAKVTGSWKTQIQENLRLELSSI
- a CDS encoding radical SAM protein; translated protein: MLFDSFNRKIKDLRVSVTDRCNFRCFYCDPNPCTSNDPDLLTFDEIHSLCEVFVSLGIEKIRLTGGEPMVRKGLGVLIAELSCLKTPMAFKNSR
- a CDS encoding radical SAM protein; its protein translation is MITNGSNFASKADSLRSSGLNRVTFSLDSLKPGTFRSITGSDKLSGVLDSIEAARSAGYPDIKINAVIVRGQNDDEVVDLARFARRNSLTVRFIEFMPLDRGRIWDHKHLVPATEIREAINSAFPIVLINPSRKGETAWRYRFADGTGGEIGLIAPVTNAFCGECSRIRLTADGYIRTCLFSSEEYDVRGLLRSGGSRTEVADLIRFAVARKTFGHTIGSPTFEYSSRSMSSIGG
- a CDS encoding FAD-dependent oxidoreductase, whose amino-acid sequence is MTTNTMMRLNVHVPDANYHQNLISCQVACPVHTDARGYVRAIADARFEEAYLIARGPNPFASICGRICGAPCEIACRRGKIPKVNDDGMFVGQDRPIAIRALKRFACDQFGPEARPTSEVLDSIRNFIPPVAGDAEEMAALLRSATSPSVRKGEGEKIAIIGAGPAGLSAAHDLALMGFKPVVFEIEPVAAGMLAVGVPAYRLPRELIEKEVAVIEALGVEIRCGVKVGEDITFAELREDFAAVIIAVGAKSSRGLGLTGEDGPGVIGGVDLLRAVSLGEDLDMGREIVVIGGGNVAYDVARSVVRQIAFDTARTAARLSETANVHLISLEGAEEMPADTIEIVEGDEEGIKRSNGWGPTEVVRDEKGRVTGVAFRKCLRVYDEDRKFSPLYDDEEKKLIPCDTVLLAVGQAPALSFWRTADKTWKECEATGSRLTSPRCRPLPKGSLSPAISPTERVC
- a CDS encoding 4Fe-4S binding protein, which codes for MPEASRCLDCGVTPVFDGSRCVLCGGCADVCPTECLKLISLDNLEFDTEVDK
- a CDS encoding 4Fe-4S binding protein, encoding MIDSSIGNDAELSENSAILKDEDRCIRCALCAIRCPVDAISMERVTFSTNWSSV
- a CDS encoding Rieske 2Fe-2S domain-containing protein; this encodes MTTHPSEKKSRFDPEPMPRRDFLGLAALGSMAAAFALSIFGMLKLPKAAVSASPAKKFNVALPDTHPEGEAFVPPGRNVAVFRDADGVFAISTVCTHLGCIVKTSSAGFDCPCHGSGFQKDGTVRKGPAPTPLPWLKVSKNGALLTIDEEATVKTGTKV
- a CDS encoding cytochrome b N-terminal domain-containing protein produces the protein MKAEGYSALHEFWINLRGIPNHVYRAMFRGGPPKTDRTRSSFIFGNVFLHLHSVRTHLWSLRWSTTMGLGIMTTAAFLITLVTGILLMFYYKPYPDVAYQSIKDIHFIVPTGRFMRNIHRWAANVMVVAVILHMARAFYTASYRKPREFNWFIGWGLLVTTLGLSFTGYLLPWDQLAYWAITIGANIAQSPREITDALGITAWADIGGLQREILLGSDKVGEEALIRFYLLHVMILPLTLVMLMAVHFWRIRKDGGLAKPANADELVGQEAKEFYPVFTDAPTKTYHLAAVVKGKTPAVGSGPEHTVPSMPHLFYAELGVLMLTTLICVGLAFVSDAPLKELANPLVPENPAKAPWYFLGLQEIVSFSAFMGGIGIPMLCVIGLGLIPFLDREKEGTGEWFGGPGGRKLVKWSVVVGFAASILVEAFAIKFGWLREWFPDIPQLFHHVHQSRNCLDGDLRGLFDMGRSKIQLDSCRCTGPVYVLSMRFHCVDRDRYIFPRAELGFLLVAV
- a CDS encoding c-type cytochrome, whose product is MNLSLSGFKDPNQLNFSKVPGDHTLTNWVVQHFRSPASTVAGSQMPVLGLSDNQIDLLTLYTLSLRRRTLPDVYLPKDRVRAMRFGEREFAKDGETIYTAVCSSCHAADGRGTRFPGLVPNPSITSPEFLQLASDDFLFQTIRNGRPGRPMLAWGDRVNGFNDDEVRAVIAYIRRLGGNVQAQPDAKPQLWATGDAALGATLFASNCSGCHGKNGVGADGPALNNKAFHPVFPDTFLVGPITREEAGL